caccctatgGTACTTTAAAATATTGTAAATGATATTACTTATGACAAGATGTAAAAAAGATGCGTAAATAAGGAATTTCTCAAATAAAAGACAAAAGTAATTTCACCTTCAATTTAAtgatttatttacaaaatatacATGCAGttcaatattttaatgaataagtTTCAGTGCGTCTCGATTGGAAACTCACATTTCCCTTAGTAATAATAATTcttttaaattaataatttatgcGAGGAATGCCGTTggaattttatatatattctaAAGGGCCCGATAAATTGACCATACCGCACCGTTTCAATTAGGCGCAGAGAAGTAATCGGACAATACATCTCCAGATCTCAAATCCCTTCATCGACCCACCCACCCGCCATGGCCTCCTGGCCCGCCTCCTCCGATCGCTCTAATCAGTTAGTCCCGCCAAACTCATCGAAATTTTAATtccatttttaattatttattttcgtttTATTCATGGAAATATTGATAGGGAGGGTGGTGCTGCAATCCGAAAGAGACAACCAGGACATCAAGTCAAGTTCTTGATTCCTCTTATATATGCCCCTGTTCTTCCCCTCAGTAAGTTTTCCCAATTTTCTCAActtctttttaaatttaattttgtgaTTTTAATCTGTATTTCCCATCTGGGTTTTTTTCCCaacaatttattattatttttatgtggATGTTTGATTTTCTTAGTTCGACTCTCATTGCGGAAGAATCCGGTTGTGCGGGACCGCTTGTTTACTGCTGTGCTGGTTGGAGCATTTGCTCATGGCTTTTATTTGGTGTATCCTTTTTTGTACTTTagtattttggggatttatagATCATATATTGAATGGATAGATTGGTGCTATGAGAAATGACATGTTTTGATTGCTATAAGTTACGGAATGAATGCGAATTGGTGGAAGAATTAGTAACTTAGGTTTTAAAATGGAACCGTAGTTTATAGATTTTCGCATTTGCTGCCAAGATTTTGGATATTTTTTGTCCAAAATCTTGGCAGCAATAGCGAAAGATGTCTGTTCGAATAAGATGGGGCTTGGTTTTGCTAACATTAGAGCATGTTCTGGTGGTATATGTAGGTGAAAGGAGCAGGGTAGGGGAATTGGTTTTAGAGAATTGTTCGATTTGCAAGCTAGAATTTGTGGTGTTGATGTGGTGATGGTTTgagccaaccccacttagtgggataaggcttggtggttgttgttgttgtttgttgttgttgtttggagATATCAACTGTTGAAATATattggcttcgagttccgtagatgttgttgttgttgttggtttttTATGTGGTGATGATATGGAGATATCACCCGTTGAAATAGATTAGCTTCGAGTTCGTTTGATACACATGACAGGCTGACTTGTTGTGGTTCCTTTCGAAATTTGAAATTCTGTCTTTGAGAAGAAATCCTTGTGTTTGTGTACAGATAAACGCGTAAGGGTAGCGTTGTGGCATAAGATATTACTTCTCACTCAAATGATAGGGAATCAAGAATATACTCTTGTAAATtgctactcatgaatataacaTTTATCTTATTCTTCGAGCTCTTTGTATTTCATTCTCATCATGTCTTTGTTGTCTTTTCCACATTCTGTTTGACTTATGTAAAGATAAAAGTATAAGTGTAGCGTTGTGGCATAAGATACTAGGgttcgtttggaagtgtttttaaaatgactggtaacgctttttagagaaaatgttctGGGTTCCAAAAGTACGTAAAAGGGCTTCTTGCAAGAAGcatcagttatgtgcttcttgtaggaagcacttcaagtgctttttcaagatttacttacatttttactaaagattggatccaaaaacactttcacaaaaaccgttttcaaccattttaaaagcattttcaaacGAGTCTACTTCTCACTCAAAGTAATAGAGAATCAAGAACATACTCGTACTTTTGTAAATTGCTACTCATGAATATTACatttatttgattgtttgaGCTCTTTGTATTTCACTCTTGTCATGTCTTCGTTGTCTTCTCCACATTCTGGTGTGTTTATCCTTAACAGACATATTCAGAACTGATCTGTATGATGCTGAGAGCAAGTAAATTTCAAGAGCAGGGTTTGAGATTATGCAGTAGCTTACACCAACGTGAATCGTTTTGCGGGTTCTTTCAGCTCTATGTTCCAACTGCACCAACATTTACTTTAGGCTATTTTGATACATTGTCTTAGGATAATTTCAGATTATCTCCATCTATTATGGAGCTATATTGATAACCACATACtgcgtttcttcttcttttcgcCGGCGGGAGATACAACCGCAATTACTTTAGGCTATTTTGATACATTGTCTTTGGATAATTTCAGATTATCTCCATCTATTATGGAGCTATACTGATAACCGCATACtgcgtttcttcttcttttcgcCGGCGGGAGATACAACCGCAATCTGTTTTCGGCATATAATTGCTAGTGAATAAATACAAATGAGTGAACTGGTTTTGTCAATTGTTAGATTTGTTATGGTTGCAGTTATATATGCTAACATTGCCTGCCTGTCTTTTTCTTTGGCTTGCATCTGTGCAGTAGGAGAATTACTCACCTATGCCTATGATCGCAAGCCAGTGGAGCAATGTCATGTATTTCGATTTTTGGTACTTAAAATTTTGACTTCTTACGCAACACTGTGCCTGTGCGTGATTTGCTTGGGCTACAACCAACGTGGCATCCCGGGTGCATAGAAGTTCTCCTGCGGAGTTTGGCTTCCGATACGTTACATGTAtactttttggtgaaaatatccCGACCATGCCCCTCCCAAGTCCCAAGCACGGTGTCCCTGTCACGAATCATGAGTTTCATTACCCATGTATTCGGTGCGATAGTCACCGGCATATTCCTAGTTTGGATACTTTTCCAAGTTGTAGGATCCTACCAACGATCCAAATATGCCACATCCAACttgacccaaaagaaaaaacttgaCCTAGACCTTGCAAGGCGTTTGTAGTACGCCATCTGCATCCGAGGTCATGTGTTCTCGACTTCTCGTCATTTCTCTTCCCGAATATCACTAGGATTAATTATTGATCTTGAACAGTTCAACCAATGTAAACCAATTACGTTTATAGAaaaattaacgaaaagttcccaaaaactttagttttaatgaaaataacaaaataaaggtGTAAGTGAATAATACAAGAGTGACTTTTTAAGGTAAAAATATCTTTAacgttaaagtgaataatattgaaaatgtttcattcaaattccctAAGTTTATTAGGACATCTACAAAATGCATTAAAATtagcattttatattttttggttAAGCGGAAAACTCTTTAGCGGGAGAGATGTAAAACACCCATCTTAGAGTATGTTGTCGATACTTGATCAGTTTTTGAGATTTGATCTCCCATCAATTTGGCCAATTTTCCCAATTTACAAaccaaatttaaaacaaaaatcatattaTTTATAAACAACATCAATAATTACAAGCTTAATAGTCTAAATCACGCAACTAAAGCGTTAATTACATCATGGACGTCAccatctttcacatttttcaccgCCCCTAATCCTACTttatcaaaaaagaaaaatagattcTTTGGGGCAAAACATTATTCTCTCATCATCTCTAAATCGCCGGCTCATAGATCGGACCGGTTCCTGAAATCGGAGGCGAGTCTGTTGGCGATCGACGAGTGATACATCGCGTCATGATACGTCTCCATCTCGATCGTCTTGATCCGGAGCTGCCGCGCCTTCTCCTCCGTGAAGCAGCCGGGCGCGAACCGCGATCGCCTCTGCTTCGAGTCGGCTGCTCCGCCCTCGTCCTTGTCGTCGGACTCCGTCTTTGCCTCCGGGTCAATGTAGTCGGGTTCGGAGGACCACCCGAAGATCGGGGTCCACCACTTGGACGGCGAGCCTTTCCCGCCAACTGAGCTGGGCCTTCGGTGTCCGGCGGCGCACGGCGCGGTTAGGATTGGACGGAAGTTGATGAGATTAGTGGACATTTTTAGAGAGAGACGTTGGATTTGGGAATTCGGATtaccaaaattaacatttttgaCGGTTTGGGGGTTTGGATTCAGAATTTAAAGGGAAAATTGGAAAACGGATAAGACAGGACGCGTGTCAATGAGAAATTACCGGTCCATGCACCGTGTGGGGTCCATCGTGCGCTTTTGATAAATGCATTTTACCGGCTATTCCGGTCTCCCTGTTTCTGCGCTAAGGGTTTGGTCGCGTTGATAGCGATGACTAATTTGATTAGACCTAAATACCCTTGACTTTGCTTAACCTAATTATTTGGTCCTGAATAAGACTATGGGCCGCCTAGCTAAGTTTAGTTCTTGAGATTTTACCTAATTATTTATCAAATTAATTTTAACCTTGGTTTCATCTTTTTAATTCATATTGTAGCAACTTCTTTTGATTATATATTGTGTCTTGACAAGTTTAGAAAATCCGTTTAATTTAGAGATTGTTTAGTCATTCAGATAAATTAAGAAATAAACAATTCATCATTAACGCTACTTGTACATAATTACTTATTAGTTTGGTATGTATTGATGATAAATGGTATTCAAATCGAATGAGTTATATTTAGCATGTCATTATGCACACATTTATTGTTTCTTTATACTAgcaatattatattttaaactaatctaaagTTCCGAAGATGGAGATTTGAAATTAATACATATACCGAGAAGCACGTATGTTTTAACCAATGTAATTACGCCCACTTCTACTTCGTGCATTCATTGTGGAATATGCATTTTTGTGCTAATATTGGTCAACCAATGCATTTTTGCAGTACTGGAAAACCACACACTAATTGACATACTCCGACCTATAATGTTCACCTGGACACCTGAATCAAACTATGCTGGAGGTGATAAAACCAACACAGCTCAATTTGAATGTTCGGGTAAATATTACGGATCTGGGTGTATCATTAATAACCAAATCAACTCCTTTTGATCAAATTATATACACAGGTGAGCTAGAAAAGAGAAAATCTCCCTTGCTTGAGCAGCAATCTGGATCACACAAATAACAATTTAACTTGTTGTCCAAGTTGTCCAAATCAATAAATCATACATACAAACACAAAAAacgagtttttttttctttaaattcgcTCTCGACTGGCTATTTGTGACATTTCCAAGATAGGAAGAAGCCAAGTTATCATTCAAAATTGGTTTGGACATGCAACATGTTGAGGAAGTTTCCCAATATGCTGTCCGGCAATGAGCTTATCAGCTTTCTCGTCTTAATTGGCCGACTGCCAGAATAGCTACGTCGAAGTCAGCATGGAATATTTGGATCGATGCTAAGCGCATGATTTGCATGATGATGTAGAGCAATATCAAAGATGCATGCTTCGTCCATATTCTGGCATCTCAAATACTTTTCGTGCCATAAAATTTGACAGAGTACGACTCTGAGTAACAGTGACGGATCTAAGATCTAAAAGTCGGTTGAGCTGAATTTACGTACTACTTAACAATTGGCAACCTACGGATGAATAAGTAAGCAGACATACTTGGGCAATTGTACAAGTTATTTAGCACCACAAGTTGAAAGCTTGGATAACTTGAagggaagaaataaaaaaggagcATATTTTTACTAATTTACTAGAAAAAATGGAACCTCCTAAAAAATCAATGGAAGCAAAACTTTGCAAAGTAAAAACAGGAGAACtttagatttgaatttttttgcaaCCCTAGACGATTTTCCATTGAAGATTCTCTTCTCGCAGCGCTGAAAATCTCGACTAAAGGAGAGAGCAACAGCGTGGTGAAAGGCACACCCAGAACAACGTCGGTCGACTGATCATCATTCCCTATTGAGCAACAAAAATATTTGTGCtgtgaaaaaagaagaaagataaaTAGACTTGGCCTCCTCCATTAACTCAGCAGCTCCCGCATTTGTATGAGCTTTTTTTGTTTCGTAGATTCATATCATTAATTAACATGTACACATACTTAGATTAAACCATTGCATCATGGGAAGCTTTTCAGCGTAGGTGTTCAGATGGATAGACCGCGGTGGCGCAGGAGTCTGGAGTCTGGAGAGACTCTTGCAGCCTTGCTGTGAATGTTGTGTTCTCCAATGGCAGGAAAAAGGTTTTGCCTTTTTGTCAAGTTGAATTGTATGATGGCGTAAACGAACCGTTTTAGTTTTCAACAAAACCAGACgaaccattttatttattttttaatcccaCGTCGAAAACAATGTTATTTTGTCCTgggtatttaaaaaataaaaaataaacacagcAGCATCATTGCTGCAGCGAAGCACCACAAATCAGAACGAACCCCAGATTCAATGAGCAGAGGCACGGAATTTTCACTCAGTGACGATTTCTGACGACCCCTCTTTGTGCCTCTGTAGTTTCGCCTTTGACAACCCCAGGTTCATGGACTCAAGATACGCTTCCTTTTTCCTAGCCAGAAAATCTGCGTCATCTTGCTTCTCAATAGTAGTTGTGAGATGCTTGGAATAGTTACATCTAACTAGTTACTTTATTATTTGGGTGCTTTATTTCAATTGTCAATACGAAGAGTCTAATCTAATTGCTTCTAAGAGagtacatgatttttttttcccggACCGATGATTCATACTCAACAATATGAGCAGTGAATATTAAGAAAATAGGAGGGCGGTTTGGTCCCATAAAGATCATTCGTcgttaaaccctaaacccaataAGAGTACAAATATTGACAACATGGAAAATTATACACGTCGGCCCTAGAAATCGAAAGTTTTTCCCATCTCTgcagtatataatatatactgaTCAGTGCATGCCTATTCATTGAAGCCCAAGAAGGAATAATACAagtccaaaacaaaaaattgcccACTATATAAACAAATCTTCTAGCCCAGAGAAACCAAAATATATAAGCAGTAGGATCACAAATTAAACAAGTTGAATTAAGCTCCTATATTTTCCATTAGCATCTAATTACTGACAGTTTTCCCTCTTAATCCAAGCTGAACAAATCAAGTACATTTTCATGTATAAAAATGAGTGTCATAGCTAGCACCAGTTCTAGAGAAAGATCGATATCGTCCGGTCTAACCTAACTCATATCTTGTTGTCTTTCGTGGGAGGAGTCAGTCCTTCTCTGTATAAATCATGGTTTGACACTTATCAACATGTGATTAGTAAGTAGGAATAGTTTCTTCTCAAATAACGAGCCGAGTATATATTTTCTGTATTCAATGACTGCTTAACTTAATCAAGCAGAGTTGAGGACCAGGATGGCATAGGGCTACTTGTACCAACTCTTGCAGCATTAATATCACAACTTTCATGTTGCGTGGCAGCTCCTTAATGCCAATCTGTTTTCACCTAAACAACAAAGAGTTGGCTGATGCTTGGGTTTGGTCATTGACGGCAACTTTTGAGATGATTAACaatggaggtggattgtctaccttctcatttccatactcttctcATCCCCTTCTGTGTGGTCatgattaagtcacgtcaatattttatattatttttttataaaaataataaaacaaaaagtaataagaatataaaatattaacgtggcttaaccgtgacaacacaaaacaggaggggatAGAAAAAGTATGGAAatgagagggcagacaatccacctccattAACAATAATGTAATTAGGTTTTCTTTTCAAGCAATGGTAGGCCAGTTATACGATGGTTAGGCTATCTTCAACCGAATGGGCTATGTTTAGCCCTTCTCCAGATTATAGTCCtacaataaattattttttaatgaacagtgtcatGTCATATCTATATACAATCTCCAACCGAAGAGGGCTATTTTTAgacccctcaataatttattattttaagtttgttctttaattttattgattaattgaattaaaataagGTTTATAGACACATTTTGAGGGTCACTTGTCACTAAATGTGTTTTAAATttcatgttgtttaagtttcatgttattaaatattttaattttacttgcATGTTAACAACTTAGATattaaaatgaggtaagataatATGAAAGAGTGAAAATGATATGAGaaatgacttaggtatttataggaaaaaaattagattttaaaattttttatttttaaaatttagtctttaaaaaaaaaactaaaaaaacctACATGACGTCATCTAGCAGCACATATGGGCCCAACTTTTAGGGTTGGCTGGCTAGCTAGCTATGTTTGCCCAGTCCTCTGGCCAATTGGCTATATTTTGGTCTAGAGGGGCCCAAATTTTTTTGGCCTTGCCTTCTATTGGAGATAGGTTTTGTGTTAAAACGGGTTATATTTTGGCCTATATTCCTTTGGCCggctcggttggagatgaccttaattGTTTGTCCCTTGATACATCTTGCATGCATTGAAGTTCAAATGTCAATGAAGCTATCACCCTTGCTAAATGTAGTGGTCCACTCTCAAACTTTGAGACCACAAACCCACATGAAAAATCAAtgcattcaaatttcaaaccctAATCTATAAAGATAGAGAAAATATTCCAGCTACTGTGCTTTATATTTGAGATTTTTGTCGTTAAATTTTGAACAGTGCATTTTCGAGGCTCCGGAATTCCTGAATCATACTAGGCATTGCAATAATGAAACTAAAAGTTCTTTATGAAGTTTCATTCAATGAACTGATGGTGAAGGTGGAAGGGAACTGGAATAATCAATCAGGATTCTCAATTGGATACTTTGGAGGGGGTCCCAAATGGTCCTTATGTTTAGCTGCTTTTCTAGCAATTCACTCTTCTTTGCTAACCATTTCTATCATGTGGGCTGACTAGGCTTCTCTTAGCATCTTCTTGGAAATTTTCTACGCATATAAGAATATACCTTCCTTGCCTCTTACCCGTCGACCAAAGTATCCATCAATTAATCACCATTTTTCTCTCATTCATCCCGCAACTTTTCTATTGTATGGCATTGGAACACTGATACATACAATATCTAATGTACGTGTTATGAGTTATGATATGGATGGATAACGAGTGTAAGCTGTTCGATTAAAAATATGTATAACCAACGCAAATATTATAAGTCATAAAgtgttttgtattatttaataatttattacaaATTACGGTCTGACTCATGTAAAAATTCGCATGAATGAGGAGTCTATGTTTTGAAGGGTTACGATCCTTGTGCATAAAAACCAAAGAGAGGTTTACATTGCCCCATTAATTGGTTTGTGTAACCTAACCTCTAGACTGGGAGAAACAAAAGCTCACGAGCTTGGAAATGAAAAAGGAACTTTATGTCCCATCATATGttacttttctgttttctgAAGCCTAATCATGGGGGCCGGTTAACTTTAATAGACAAGATTGTCTGCCTTCTTTAGGTGTCATCtcgtgtttttttatttgtcacAGTTAaattacgttaatattttatattactattcatttttatcttattatttttataaaaaaataatataaaatgttaatgtGATTTAACcgtacaaaacaaaaaatcacgaaatGACATGAGAGGACAGACCATCCTTGTCCAACTTTAATCTCTATATGTGCCAGAATATACGCAATGCATTTCACATGGTCGGCTACGTGTCATAATTCAAAGTGAAATCTACATTCTTTGTTGGCTCCTATGTCGTAGTCTCCTAGCTAAGTTATTTTTAAGTCTTACGCAGCTACGCTTATGCATATGACCTACAAGCTATTTGTCTTTAGTCTAATATCAATCAAACATTTTGAGGCCATGACTCTGTCAAACAGTCTTaagtcttttattttttgggtcagCTGATCCTACCAACCAAACCCTCTTAGGTGCAGACAGGGCATGCAATATTAGTAGCTGATCACATGATTCTAGTTCTAATAGGAAGAATATGATGAACCCAGATCCTGGATCTAATGATCCTGAGCCTAAGGATCAAATAAtccggatcgttgaaatttgatccaatggttacaattattataacttttaaagggacctctgtttgtagtcgttgaatcaaatttcaaccgtccggatcatttgatccttaggcTCAGGATCATTAGATCCAAAGAGGATCTGGTTCGAATATGATAACCTAAAAGAACAGTGTTGGGGTTAGTTGCGCGTGCAAGTGGACTAATAATCTTAGCAAAGCCTTCATTCTTGTACCAAAAGTTTTGCATGCACATCTTTTCCTGTGATCGATCGCTTGGGCTTCAAGCTTTTGTTTTCCTAGAATACAATAATCATTTGGAGGAattgaaattttcttttaaggCCTGGGAAGGGAGATATACTTCAGGAAATGATGGAAAAACCTGGATCTTCCTCACGACAATGAGTAAAACTGTGAAACCGGCAATCAGTAAGTAAAACTGTGAAACTGGCAATCAGTGTAGGTAAATGAGCTTTTCTCTGGTCAAACTTCTATGATTAATCGGTCCACTCTTTGGTAATTACAGGTTTTGCAACCACAAAAGCACTTTTCCCAGCAGCACTAGTGTAGAAGAGCCCTGGTCCAGAAAAAACCCGTGTGCCCTAAATGCCAAAACCAAGACAATTTCGGAACTTTCAAGGAAATGACAAAAGGTCTTCAAATATTTCAAGATAATGGACCCATGCATTTTCAAATTGGGACAATCTACATCTTTCAACTTAACTAAGTTCCTCTATTCGTGCCATTTAAATTGCCCTAATCTGAAAGAAGCCTTATTAAATTGTGGTTTCTCTTTTGCCTCTGTCTACAAAACACAGCTCTAGCATCAAATCGTGTGCTGTCATGGATGATGTATCCTGATATAAACATTTTTGGAAACTTTCAACGTACCCATATTATATCATCCACTCTTAAACCATTTCCAATCCTTGGCctaaaacataattttttttagcccagaaaatttatgttttaaccCATAAACAATTTTTATGTTCCAACCCTTCTGACCTAAAATTTTAGTCTTGGATtgttaaagaatgaatttaggctaattttttttcttaaagtaacttttttaaaagcaaaaaattatatagactatcataatttaattttatgatcattttaatctaaaaatatttagattctgataaatattgaaaaatcactaaccgACATCATGAAACTCATTAAAcactatgaaaaaaatatgaaacacataaaagattttttttaattttttttagccattagatttaaatttggccgttaaatttttgtttttaccgTTGAATTTCATCAAATTAGATCTTAACTGTTAGATTCAATGAAttcataaatataaaactaaatcaaatatacatatatggtaGACCAACCCCACTAATCCTGGGTTAAATCTGGCTTTGTTTTAGTTATAGGTTTTAGATTCAATTTTAAGCTTGTTGGATTTGTGGAAGGAATAAAAGAGGAAAGATAGGTTATAGGCCAGGGTTGGAGATAGTCTTAAAAGAGAAATTATGTTGTAAACCCTTTCAGTAACATGTAAAATGGTATATGCCACGTGATTTGTCTTTGTGATACTCATAATAATTTCTTGTTTTCAAGCGTACGTATTGAATATAAGCCCATATCAGGATCGGATCCATTTATGGACCCAAGTGGTACCGGGATTATTCTAAAGTTTGAAGAAGGGTATGTGGGACTTCTGAGGACCACCCAATGGTCTAGGTAGGTCATGGAAGAGAGAAAACCAACATAGTTGTGTAGATGCTGCACAACAACCAAGAAGAAAGATCTAATTTCAGATGAAGAGGCACATAAAGAAGACCACTATAGATCAATTGTTCTTGGACTTTGGTTCcaatgaagaagaaagactttctctctccatttcccatgtgaccaacttcccatttttctttttctttttttaattgttgtccAATCAAGTTATGCTAGTAAAGGGTTGGGGTATTACTCAACCAATATATTTTATACCATATGTTTAACAccgttattttattttaaattcatacGACTTCTAAAAGTATTTAGTAAAGTACTACGAACTCATAACCACATGAATTTTCATCTCATACCATCAAATTCACTAAAATACTAAAGCCAAAATTATGGTATTTTCGTAtgttatatgttatataataaaaatagaaaattgtTATTGGTACTCCAAAAATCTAATTTTGCACTCTatactttctataattagaaataaaataaaataaacttgtGTTGTGAGGAGTGCAGAAtgtgatttttggagtgctaatggCAATTccataaatataataaaaccaGATTCCCAATACAAGTATATTGTTTTAAGTGTAAAgagacatttatttatatgatataatgcatttacttaaatctgcctagGCCCCAAACCGTTGCCAAACTAACACCTCGCATACATTGATTAGGACCATCAAATGTTAAAATCTTGAATATATCACTGGCCTAGATTAACCCAAACTAACCTGAAGCTCAACTGCGTTTTATTCTTCTCTTTATATTGGGGTCACAACTATTTTTTACTACAAATGTATAATTGTTAGAAAATAGGTCTCACATTGGTACTTtgaaaaaataatatacaatatatgtgaatttttaattttttttgtgataaaactcaatATCTAGTAATAGGTGGTTAATTTGACATAGTATTGATGACGTTGATGTTAGATCATAATCATATCGGGCCTTTAAAGATTATCAAAAATACCCTTTGATTTCACAAATAATTATTTCCCCTTTTTactttcaatttatttttaaataagtGAAGAAGGTAACCAAATTGGTTTATGGGAGGAACATGTTTGGTGACGGCCAATAAGGATACGATCGTATCCTTTAAAGATCATAATCATAATCATATTGGGCCTTTAAAGATTATCAAAAATACCCTTTGATTTCACAAATAATTATTTCCCCTTTTGactttcaatttatttttaaa
This is a stretch of genomic DNA from Malus domestica chromosome 02, GDT2T_hap1. It encodes these proteins:
- the LOC103426706 gene encoding uncharacterized protein gives rise to the protein MSTNLINFRPILTAPCAAGHRRPSSVGGKGSPSKWWTPIFGWSSEPDYIDPEAKTESDDKDEGGAADSKQRRSRFAPGCFTEEKARQLRIKTIEMETYHDAMYHSSIANRLASDFRNRSDL
- the LOC103448416 gene encoding uncharacterized protein, yielding MASWPASSDRSNQEGGAAIRKRQPGHQVKFLIPLIYAPVLPLIRLSLRKNPVVRDRLFTAVLVGAFAHGFYLVTDLYDAESK